The following DNA comes from Bradyrhizobium sp. SK17.
CGACGCCAGGAACTACACCGGCACGCTGAGCTGGAAGTACTCCAAGCCCGACGACATGCTGTTCGACTGGAATATCTCGGTCTACGGCAACCGCACCGACAACGACCAGGTCAAGACCTACAACAACCGCATCACCACGGGTGGCGGCGTGTGTACGCTCGGCAATCCCGGCAACAACATCTCCGGCTGCGTCGGCGACAAGCGTGGCTATTCGCTCGACACCGTCGGCATCGACGTCAACAACACCTCGCGCTTCAATTTTGGCGACTGGCGCAACGCCGTGACCTACGGCTTCGACGCTTTCCGCGACGATGTCGAGACCTTCGATTCCCGCGGCAATTCCAACATCACGACGCCGGGCGGCCAGCGCACGGTGTCCGGCGGCTTCGTGCAGTTGAAGCAGAACTATTCGACCTGGCTCGAGCTCGTCAGCGCCGTCCGCTACGACCACTACGAGCTGACCTCGATCAACACCACGACCAGCGGCGACCGGCTGTCGCCGAAGATCACGCTCGGCGTCACGCCGGTCGCGGGCTTCACGCCCTATGTCAGCTATGCCGAAGGCTATCGCGCGCCGTCGATCACCGAGACCCTGATCGCGGGCGGCCACGCCACTGGCGGCGGGCCGGCGCTGTTCAACTGCCCCGACGGCACCAGCGGGCTGTTCTGCTTCCTGCCCAACGCGGCGCTGCGGCCCGAGGTCGGCAAGAACAAGGAAGCCGGCATCAACCTGAAGTATGACGGCATCTTCACCGCGAGCGATTCGTTCCGCGGCAAGATCAACGTGTTCCAGAACGACGTCGACGGCTATATCGATCTCGTGGCGTCGGCGCCGACCACGACGCCGTTTGGACGCTTCAGCCAGTTCTATCAGTACCAGAACATCGCCCATGCCCGGATCGAAGGCTTCGAAGCCGAGACGATGTATGACGCGGGCGACTGGTTCCTGGGCGTCGCCGGTCATCTGATGCGCGGCCGGAACACCCACACCAATATCGGGCTCGCCACCATCACGCCGCGCAAGGTGACGACGACCGCCGGCGTGCGCCTGCTCGACCGCTCGCTGATCATTGCCGCGCAATGGTCCTCGTTCGGCGCCAACAACGATCTGCCGGCGGGCTATCTGCCGTCGACCGGCTACGAGCTGGTCAATCTCTACCTGACCTGGAACGCCACCAAGGACATCACCTTCACGGCGTCGGTCGACAACCTCTTGAACCAATACTACCGGCCCTACGCGATCCCGGGCTCCTCGACCGACGGCACGACGCAGAACGACGTGCTGTTCTCGAGCCCCGGCCCGGGCACCGTTTACAAGGCCGGACTGAAAATTCACCTTGGTGGAGCGTAACGCGACGAGCCGATCATTCCATCCAGGTTGCTCCGGCCGCGCTGGTGCCCCAGCGCGGCTTTGGCGCGTTCATGATATCAACGAGATCAACCGGCAGGATCCAGGGCATCATCCAAGGCATCCGTCGGCAAACAGGAGAAGGCTTTCATGTTCATCGCAATGAACCGGTTTCAGGTGATCAAGGGCAAGGAGCAGGCGTTCGAGACGGTCTGGAGGACGCGTGAGTCCTATCTCGGCGACCTGCCGGGCTTCGTCGAGTTTCACCTGGTGAAGGGTCCCGAGGCCGAGGACCACACGCTCTATGCGACCCACACCGTGTGGGCCAGCAAGGCGGCGTTCGAGGACTGGACCAAGTCGGATGCGTTCCGCCGCGCCCATGCCCGCGCCGGCAACGAGACCGGCGGCAGCCTCTATCTCGGCCATCCCCGGTTCGAAGGCTTCGAGGTGCTGATCACCGAGCGGGCGAAGAGCGCCGCGGCGTGACGGGGGCGGCCATGCCGAATGCGGATCTCGCCGGGTTGAAGGCCTACATGGCCGACAATCCCGGCGCCGTCATCGAGGATGTCGCGCGCGAGCGCAAGGTGATGCCGCGCGCGGTGATCGAGGCGCTGCCGGAAAGCATGGTGCGGATCGGCGCCGGCGATTTCGCTGCCGCGATGCAGGACATCGCGGAATGGGGCGAGGTCACGTTGATCGTGCACACCGATGACGCGATCTTCGAGTTCACCGGTGCCATCCCGAAGGGGGAGGTCGGCCGCGGCTATTTCAACCTGATGCAGCCGAAGGGCCTGCACGGCCACCTCAGGCACGAGCGCTGCGCGGCGATTGCCTTCGTCGAGCGGCCGTTCATGGGCAAGGTGTCGGCGTTCATCGCCTTCATCAATCTCGACGGCGGCATCATGTTCAAGGTGTTCGTCGGCCGCGACGAGACGCGCGCGCTGCGCGGCGATCAGCTGGTGCGTTTCCATGCGCTGGCGGACCGCCTCGCGCCGCAGGCGGGCTGAGGCGAACGCAGGACGGGAGGCGACCATGGCGTATCGGTGGCTTGGGCGGCGGATCTGGATGGCGGCGACTGCCGGGTTCGGCATGTCGCCGGGAACGGGCCTTGCTGCCACCGACGCTGCGCTGCTGCCGCGCAACCTCTCGCCCTGGGGCATGTTCGAGAGCGCCGACATCGTCGTGAAGGCGGTCATGATCGGGCTCGCCTTCGCCTCGCTGGCGACCTGGACGATCTGGCTCGCCAAGACCATCGAGATCCGCCGCAAGACCGTGCTGGCCAGGCAGCGCATCAGCCTGCTCGAGCGCGACACCCAGCTTGCCGAGGTGGAACTGGCGAGCCGCGACGGCAACGATGCCGTTGCGCAGATCATCCAGTCGGCCTCGCGCGAGGCCACGCTCTCCCGCGGCATGTTCGACGACGGCTTCAAGGAACGCATTGCGCTGCGGCTGGAGCGGGTCGAAGCGGCGATGTCGCGGCAGATCGCGCGCGGCACCGGCGTGCTCGCGACGATCGGCGCCACTGCGCCGTTCGTCGGCCTGTTCGGCACGGTGTGGGGCATCATGAACGCCTTCATCGGCATCTCCGAGGCGCACACCACCAATCTCGCCGTGGTCGCGCCTGGTATCGCCGAGGCGCTGCTCGCAACCGCGCTCGGGCTCGTTGCCGCGATCCCGGCCGTCGTGATCTACAATCATTTGACCCGCTCGATCGCGGGCTACCGCGCGCTGCTCGGCGACGCCTCCGTCATGGTGAAGCTGCTGGTGAGCCGCGAAGGCGATCGCAGCCTGTTCCGGCTGGCGCGCGCCGCGGAGTGAGAGATGGGCGTCAAGCTTGGCACGGGCGGTGCGTTCGGTAGCCGGCGTCGCGGCGACGACGACCTTGTCGAGGCGCATGAGATCAACGTCACGCCGTTCATCGACGTGATGCTGGTGCTGCTGATCATCTTCATGGTGGCGGCGCCGCTCGCCACCGTCGATCTCGGCGTCGATCTGCCGGCCTCGACCGCCGAGCCGCAGCCGCGGCCGGACAAGCCGGTGTTCGTCACCGTGAAGCCGGATCTGTCGGTCGCGGTCGGCGAGGACGTCATCGCGCGCGATACGCTGACGTCGGCGCTCGACGGCGCCACGCAAGGCAAGAAGGACGAACGTATCTTCCTGCGCGCCGACAAGGCGGTCAGTTACGGCGACCTGATGGAGGTGATGAACCTCTTGCGTAACGCCGGCTACCTCAAGGTGGCGCTGGTCGGCCTCGACGGACGAAGTTGATCAAGATGAATGCCTATGCGCTGCATGATTCCCGCGGTGACATCTGGCTGAGACGCTGGGGTCTGTCGGCGACCGCGATCCTGGCGGCGCACGCGGCGATGATCGCGCTCGGCATGAGCTGGGTCGCGTTGCCGCCGCCGGGCGTCGCAGTGCCGGCAGTGCTGGTCGACCTGACGCCGATCACGTCAGCGCCGGAGATTTCCAAGACCGAGCTGCCGCCGGGTCCTGCGATGCAGGAGGCCGATGCCGCGCCGCCCGAGCCTGCCGCCGCGCAGGCCGTGCACGAGGAGATCGCGCCGACGCCGTTGCAGGAAAAGGCCGAGGTCGCCGCGCCGCCGGAGCAGAAGCCGCAGGTCACGCCGCCGAAACCCGAGCCCACCAAGGTCGTGCCTGAGCACAAGACCGAGCCCGTCAAGCCGAAGGTGGTGCGTCGGGACGCGAAGAAGCCGTCCGAGGCGACACCGGCACCGCGCACCAGTGCGCCGAGCCGTGCCGAGCGTCAGGCGCCGGCGGCGTCCGCGATCAGCGCGGGTGCCGCGGCATCGGCGATCGCGGCCTACAACGCGCGGGTCCGCGCGCATCTGTTGCGCTTCCATTCTTATCCAGCCGGCGGCAACGGCCAGCGCGGCGTGGTCCGGCTGGTGTTCACGCTCGGCCGCGGCGGGCAGGTGCTGTCGAGCCATCTCGGCGGCTCCTCCGGCAATCCGACTTTCGACGCGCGGGCGCTGGCGATGATCCGCCAGGCCCAGCCGTTCCCGGCGTTTCCTCCCGAGGTCACGCAGGGCTCGATGGGCTTCTCCGTGCCGGTCGCGTTCGTGCCGCGATGACGTCTGAGCTGCTAAGTCCATCCCCGTCATCCTGAGGCGCGAGCCCTTGCGAGCCTCGAAGGATGCACGGCCCTGCTGGTGGCCGTCGACCCTTCGAGACGCGCGTCGCGCTCCTCAGGGTGACGGAGATGGAGTGAGGTTGTTTCGTTCCGAAGCCTACCTACTCCTTCACCGCGCCGGTCAGCGACGACACGTAATAGTCGACGAACAGCGAGTAGAACAGCGCGACCGGCAGCGAGCCGAGCAGCGAGCCGGCCATCAGCGCGCCCCATTGGTAGACGTCGCCGGTGACGAGCTCGGTCAGGATCGCGACCGGCACCGTCTTGTTGGCGCCGCTCTGGATGAAGGCGAGCGCATAGATGAACTCGTTCCAGGACAGCGTGAAGGAGAAGATGCCGGCCGAGATCAGGCCAGGCACCGCCAGCGGCAGCGTGATCCGCCACAGGATCTGCAACCGGGTCGCGCCGTCGACCAGCGCGCATTCCTCGAGCTCGTAGGGGATCGACTTGAAATAGCCGATCAGGAGCCAGGTGCAGAACGGCACCAGGAAGGTCGGATAGACCAGGATCAATGCCAGCGGCGAATCGAACAGGCCGATCTGCACGATCACGGTGGCGAGCGGAATGAACAGGATCGACGGCGGCACCAGATAGGCGAGGTAGATGCCGAGCCCGACATAGGGGCTGCCGCGGAAGCGCAGCCGCTCGATCGCATAGGCGGCGAGCGTCGAGGCGAACAGCGACAGGAAGGTCGAGCCGATCGCGACCATCATGGTGGTCTTCAGCCAGCGCGGATACTCGGTGTCGAACAGCAGGTGCTTGACATGCGCGAGCGTCGGCGAGGTGATCCAGAACGGGTTGTGCTCCTTGTAATTCAGGAGCTCCGCGTTCGGCTTGAACGACGTGATCGCCATCCAGTAGAACGGAAACAGCAGGATCAGGATGAAGCAGGCGAGCGGCAGATAGATCATCACCATGCGCCGGGCGCCGGAGTCCCACGACATCGTGTCCGGCGCGGCGCGGGCGACGTTGGAAGCTGCGACGTCAGTCATTGGCTTCTCCCTGCTGCCATTTGCGTCGCGCGAGGCCGAAATAGCTGAACAAGGTCGCGAACACCAGGAACGGGATCATCGAGACCGCGATCGCCGCACCTTCGCCGAGCTCGCCGCCGGCGATGCCGCGCTGGAACGCCAGCGTCGCCAAGAGATGCGTCGAGTTGACCGGGCCGCCGCGGGTGATGGCGTAGACCAGCTGGAAATCGGTGAAGGTGAAGATGATCGAGAACGTCATCACGATCGCGAGAATCGGCATCATCATCGGGAAGGTGATGTAGCGGAAGCGCTGCCAGGCGGTGGCGCCGTCGAGCATCGCTGACTCATAGAGCGAGGGCGAGATGGTTTGCAGCCCGGCCAGCAGCGAGATCGCGACGAACGGGATGCCGCGCCAGATATTGGCCGCGATCAGCGAGAACCGTGCCGGCCAGGGCGAGCCGAGGAAATCGACATTGCTGTCGCGCAAGTGCAGCACGTCGACCAGGAGATAGGAGATGATCGAGAATTGCGGATCATAGATCCACCAGAACGCCAGCGCGGACAGCACCGTCGGCACGATCCACGGCAACAGCACGATGGCGCGGACCAGGCTCTTGAACGGGAAATGGTTGTTGAGCAGCAGCGCCAGCCAGAAGCCGAGCGCGAACTTTCCGAAGGTCGCGACCGCGGTGTAGAACACCGAGTAGAACACCGCGTTCCACCACAGCGGATCCTTGAGCAGGTACTGGAAGTTCTCGAGCCCGATATAGACGCCGCGCTGGCCGATCGTGGTGTCGGTGAAGGCGAGCCAGATGCCGAGGCCGAGCGGATAGGTGAGGAATACCAGCAGCAGGCCGATCGCGGGCGCAAGGCACATCACGATCAGGAACGGCTTGTAGTCGAACAGGCGCGCGAGCCAGCCCGGTTGCCGGAGCGCCGCGCCGCGCGATGGGAGGGTCGTGACAGACATTGAATGCTCGTCTTCTCGTCATTGCGAGGAACGAAGCGACGAAGCAATCCAGCTCTCGTCTATGGCGCTATGGATTGCTTCGCTTCGCTCGCAACGACGGCTGATTTGAGTTTCGCAGTTCAATGATCGCCGTTACCGGTTCTGCCGCCGGAAGTACCGCTTGGCGCGCTGCTCGGCCTCCGCGGCGGCTGCCTCGGGCGTGGCCGCGTCGGTTGCGACCGAGGCGCACATCTGCACCAGCACGTAGTCGGCGTTGACGGCGCCGGTCGCGGTCGAGATCGGCCCCTTGTAGCCGTTGTAGTAGGGGCTCCTCATGGTGTCCTTGAAGATCGCGACCTTGGGATCGCCCGACCACACCGCAGCGTCGGCATAGGCGGCGAGTGGTTGCGACCAGTAGCCGGAATTGGCGTTGAGCCACGGCTCGTACTGCTCCTTCTCCAGCATGAATTGCAGGAACGCCTTCGCCGCATTGGGATAGGCGCTGTGCTTGAACACCATCGCATTCAGGGTCAGGCCCGACATCGGCGAGGTCGATGCCAGCCCCTTGGGCAGGAGCTGATGCTCGGTGTCGTCGGCGATCGCCTTGGTCGCGGGATCGTTCTTCAGCGAGAAGTACAGCGAAACGCCATTGGCGGTCAGGCCGATCTCCTGCGACGAGTAGGCGCGGTTGTTGGAGACGTCGTTCCACGACGGCGTGCCGGCGATGAAGGTCGGATAGAGCTCCTTCAGGTATTTCAGCGCGGCGATCGTCTCCTTGCTGTTGATGATGATATTGCCTTCCTCGTCCAGCAGCGCGGCGTTGTGCGACCACAACAGCCAGTTGGCGAAGCCATTGCCGTCGCCGACGGCGTTGCCGAGGGCAAAGCCCGCCGGCTTGCCGGCCGCCTTCAGCTTCTTGTAGAGTTCGAGGATGCCGGCATGGTCTTCCGGCACCTTGTCGAAGCCGGCCGCATTGACCAGCGACTTGCGGTACACCAGCGGGCCGCCGGAGGCGCCGAACGGCAGGCCGATCCAGCTCTTCGATTTCGAGCGCATGCCATAGCGTTTTGCGAGCGCGAGCCAGCCGCCGTAGCGCTTGTCGAGATAATCGGCGACGTCGGTCAGCTCGATCAGCTTGTCGATATAGATGTGCGGCGCATCGCCGAAGCCGATGATGATGTCGGGACCTGCGCCGGAGTTCGAGGTCACCGCGGTCTGCTGGTTGATGTCCTCCCAGCCGACGAAGTCGACCTTAATCTCGACGCCGGTCTTGTCGGTGAATTTCTTGGCATTGGCGCGGAACACGTCCTCGTCGGCCTGGACGAAGCGCACCGGCCGCAGCATGCGCAGGGTCGCGCCCTTCTCGATCGGCAGCGACGGCGCCGCGACGTCGGCCGCCTTGACCTTCGACGCGTCCTGCGCCGAAGCACCGGTGATTGCCAGCGCCGCCGCGGAAGCTCCCAGCGCCAGCGCGTCGCGACGCGTGACCTCATACGTCATGTCGTTTGCACTCCCTGCTTTGTCTGTTCTTATCGTTCCTTCCCGGCGTTGGTCGCCGGTGAAGGCCTTGTCGTCTCGGTGCACCCGCCGCGCGAAGGACCCATCTCGTCAGCGAGACGGGCCTTCGCGTGAAGCGCGCTGCCGTCTAGCTGTTCGGACCGCGATCCATGCTGACAGGCTGCCAGCGGCGCAACGCGGTGTTTTGCAGCACCGACGGGTTGACGCAGCTTACCGGCCACATGCCTTGCAGCACTAGTGACAATTCGTAGCCCACGCGACGCTTGCGCGCCTCGTCAAAACGTGCCGATGCCGAGGCGACGTGGGCGGTCAAGGTAACATTGTCCATCCCGAGCATCGGGTTGTTGTGCGACGGCGGTTCCTTCTCCAGCACGTCGAGCGCGGCGTGGGCGATCCAGCCCTCTTGCAGCGCCTTGATCAGCGATTCCTCGTCGACGGTGGCGCCGCGGCCGGTGTTGATGAAGACTGCCGATTTTTTCATCTGACGAAAATGCTTCTCGGTCAGCATGTGGTGCACTTCGGGCCGCGCCGGGGCATGCATCGAGACGAAATCGGATTGCGCCAGCACCTCCGACAGCGTCGAGGGGATCACGCCATGGTCGTACATCAGCGTTTCCTGGATGAAGGGATCGTAGGCCATCATCCTGAGGCCGAACGGCGCGGCGCGCTTGGCGACCGCGCGGGCGACCCGGCCGAACGAGATGAAGCCGAGCGTCTGGCCCATCAGCCGCGGAATCTTCAAGAGCGCCGGGCGGCCTTCGGCCCAGCGGCCGGTGCGCACCATCTTGTCCTGCTCGATCAGGCGGCGGAAGCCTGCGAGCAGCAACATCATGGCGTGGTCGGCGACCTCCTCGATGAAGGTATCGGGGATGTTGGTGACGGGGATGCCGCGAGCGGTCGCCGCCTTGACGTCGACCGAGTCGACGCCGACGCTGCCGAGCGTGATCACCTTGCAGTTCTCCAGCGCGTCGATGACGGCCTTGGTGATCGGCATGCCCTTGGCGTAGATCGCGTCCGCGGTGCGGGCCGCAGCGATGAATTCGGCCTCGTTGGCCGGCGCTTCGACGATCTCGGCGCCGATCGGATCGAGCGCCTCGCGCTCGTAGTCATAGCCGCCGCCGGCGACCGTGAAGCTCGCGCCCTTCGGCGTGACCACTCTGAATTTCGACATTGTCTGCTCCCGATGTGAGGCTTCTGTTCTTGCTTCTTGCTGGTTTGTTTCTTGCTGGTTTGTTTCTTGATCTTGTTGCTTGCGGGAGCGCGGCTCGCATCGCCGCTTTTCCCTGTATTTGTACGCGGGCTGAGCTGTCCTCCCCACAATTGCCGGTCGGTCCGGGGCCCGATTCTCCGGGCTTCTACGGGGAACCTCCGTAACCATCAGGTAAAGGGTCTCACATTACGGTGAGCGGAATCAATCCGCCAATCGCGTCGCGTTCCCCGCCTCTCCTGGAGATCCCCGTGAAGCTGTCAAATCTGAAGATCACCCCCAAGCTCGGCATTCTGGTGGGGGTGACCCTCCTTGGCCTGTGCGCGGCCGGCATCCTCGCCGGTCACCTGATGCAGCGTGAGATGACGAATTCGCGCATCGACCAGGCCAAGGCCATCGTCGAGATGGCGAAGAACATGGCGGCAAGCCTCAAGAAGGAAGTCGACGCCGGCAAGATGACCAAGGAGGCCGCGCTCGCCGAGTTCGGCAAGCGCGCCAACGCGATGACTTACGACAACGGGGCCGGCTACCTGTTCGGCACGGATTACAATGGCATCACGGTGCTGGCGCCGGATCCGAAGCAGGTCGGAACCAACCGGATGGATGTCGTGACCAATGGCCGCAAGCTGTCGTGGGAGTTGATGAACGGCGTGAAGGCCAATGGCGAGATCCTGCTGTTCTATGATTACGTGAAGCCCGGCCAGGAGACGCCGATCCGCAAGCTCGGCTATGCCGTCGCGGTTCCCGGCTTCGACATGTATGTCGGCACCGGCGCCTATCTCGACGACATCGACGCCAAGATGCGGCCGATCGCATGGCTGCTCGGCCTTGCGACCCTCGGCATCGGCATCGTGTCGAGCTCGGTGGCATGGCTGATCGGCCGCAGCATCTCCCGACCGCTCGATCTGCTCGGCGCGCGCATGCGCGACATCGCCGACGGCAAGCTCGACGGCGACATCCCGGGCGTCGGCCGCGGTGACGAGGTCGGCGGCATGGCGGCGACCGTGCAGATCTTCAAGGACAATGCGATCCGCATCCGCGGGCTCGAGCAGGCCGAGGCCGAAACGCAGGCCCGTTCCGCATCCGAGCGCCGCAACGCGATGCAGGACCTTGCGAGCGACTTCGAGCGCAGCGTGAACGGCATCGTCCGCACCGTGGCGTCCGCCGCCGCCGGCATGCAGACCACGGCGCAGTCGATGACCGCGACCGCGAGCGATGCCAGCGCACGCGCCGCGACCGTCGGCGCCGCCTCAGACAGCGCTTCCAACAATGTCGGCACCGTCGCCGCGGCGGCCGAGGAGCTGTCGAGCTCGGTTGCCGAGATCGCCCGCCAGGTGGCGCGTTCCAGCGAGGTCGCAAGCCAGGCCGTGGCCGATGCCGAGCGCACCAATGCGACCGTGCAGGCGCTGTCCACCGGCGCCGAGAAGATCGGCGAGGTGGTCAAGCTGATCCACTCGATCGCGGCTCAGACCAACCTGCTGGCGCTCAACGCCACCATCGAAGCGGCGCGGGCCGGCGAATCCGGCCGCGGCTTCGCGGTGGTCGCATCCGAGGTGAAGGCGCTGGCCAACCAGACCGCGAAGGCCACCGAGGAGATTTCGGCACAGGTCGCCGCGATGCAGGCCTCCACCGGCGAGGCCGTGACCTCGATCGGCGGCATCACCACGACGATCGCACAGATGAGCGAGATCACCGCCTCGATCTCGACCGCGATCGACCAGCAGGGCGATGCGACGCGCGAAATCGCCCGCAACATCCAGCAGGTCGCGGCCGGCTCCAGCGAGATCTCCGCCCATATCGGCGGCGTCACCACCGCGGCGGCCGCCACCGGCACCGCGGCCGGCGACGTGCTGTCGAATGCGCGCGAGCTCGACACCCAGTCCGGCATGCTGCGCAATGCGGTGGACGAATTCCTGGAGAAGGTGCGCGCGGCGTAACGCCGGCGCGATCAATCGAAACCGTCATGATGCCCGGGCCTGGCCCGGGCATTCGCGTTTCGATCCGTCTACTGCTTCTCGATCCCGGCGTCGGCGATCAGCCTTTCCCACAGCACGAGCTGCTCCTTGAGGAAGGCATCGAACTCCTCGGGCGTGCCGGAAAATGCTTCCATGCCGCGTTCGGCGAGCTGGCTCTTGATGTCGGGCCGCTCGACGATCTTGCGGATCTCCGCATTCAGCCTGGCGACGACATCCTTCGGCATGTTGGCGGGCCCGAGATAGCCTTGCCAGGAGGTGATGTCGAAACCCTTGACGGTGTCGTCCATCGTCGGCAGGTCCGGAAGCAGCGCGGACTTTCGCTTGGTGGTGACGGCGAGCGGTTTCAGCGTCTTGGCATTGACGTGCGGCAACCCGGTCGGGACGTCGATGAACATCATCGAGATGCGGCCGGCGATGACATCCGTCAGTGCCGGCGGCGAGCTCTTGTAGGGCACATGCAGCAGGTCGATGCCGGCGAGGCGGGCGAAGGTCGCTCCGGAGACGCTCGCCGATGACGAGCCGCTGGCATAGGAGTATTTGCCCGGCTCCTTCTTGGCGAGCGCGATCAGCTCGGCGACCGAGTTCGCCGGGATATCCGGATGGATCACCAGCATGAAGGGCAGGTCGCCGGTGCGCGCGATCGGCGTGAAATCCTTGATCGGATCGTAATTCATGATCTTGAGCAGATACGGATTGGCCGAGTGGGTGGTGTTGGTGGTGACGAACAGGGTGTAGCCGTCGGCGGCGGAGCGGGCGACATAGTTCGCCGCGATCGAGCCGTTGGCGCCCGCGCGGTTGTCGATCACCATGCCGACGCCGAGTGCCACCCCGAGCTCTTTGGAAATCAGGCGGGTCGTGGTGTCGGTGCCGCTGCCAGCGGCGAATGGCAGCACCAGCGTGACGTTGCGGGTGGGATAAGGTGCCTCGGCAGCCGCAATCCCGGAAAGCGGCATGAGCATTGCCGCAGCGGCGACTGCTCGCCAACATCGTTTCAATCGCGCAATCATATCGTCGTTCCCCCGCGTCGGGCCTGGGCCGGCCCGCGGGCGGGAACCTAGCTCGCCCACCACGGCCGCGGAAGCCGTGGTGGGAGCAGCTTATCGCCGCACGCGCCTGGCGAGGGATGGTTACGATCCCGCCGCGAAGACCTGCGCGACATGGAATGCCTTGGTGGTGATCAGCCATCTGCCGTCGATCCGGTGAAACACGAGATGGTCGACGAAGCCGGTTTGACCGGCCCGGACGCGCACCTTGGCGATGGCCAGATCGGGCGCGGTCTGGTCGATGCTGATGATGGCTTCCTCGCGCGGCGATTTCATCGATGCCGGCGACGGACGGCTCTGGATGAAGTCGCGGAATTCCGCCGCCGACCGCACCGTGTGCTTGCCGTCCCGGATGCCGTGCACGATGCAGGCGTCGGCGAACACGTCGCGAAACCGGCTGTCGTCGACGTCATACATCAGATTGAAATAGCCATCGATCGCGGATGCGATGGCCTGGATGTCGTTCATTGCAGAATCTCCTTGGGCGATGATGTGGCGCTGACCTCACCGGATCGAACCGGTGATCTGCGCTGACAGTGGCCGATGTGGCAGCGGAGTGCTACGACTGGGCTGTCATCTCATCGATGACTGAGAGGCATCGACATGGACGAAGTTGACGGTCGGCTCGTCGGCGGGCTCGTGGTTCTCGCGGCCGTGGCGAACGCGCGTAGTTTCGGCAAGGCCGCCGAGCGGCTTGGCATGACGCAGTCCGGCGTCAGCAAGGCGATCG
Coding sequences within:
- a CDS encoding TonB-dependent hemoglobin/transferrin/lactoferrin family receptor — its product is MADGARVSRALILGASVFSFAAALPESGLAQTADASAPRPSTERPKQAKRKPKPAAQQQAAAPAMNARAQIGAVPVQSLDTITAVASKTDERAIDALAPVSSVTLEKIQGLQPNRVSDIFYNVPGVSFQERGDDPATVINVRGLQDFGRVAVVVDGARQNYQRTGHNANGSFFLDPELIGGVDVVRGPTANIYGSGAIGGVVSFRTKDIDDVVRPGERWGVDMSGSYGSNKDRGMASVFGGVRADPNVDVFGGAVYRTQSNYKDGSGTEIGNTGNDIAAGLMKVTIRPAEGHEFKIGGIFQDYQYNIGQQNRGPTTTAAPLAAIAGSSVYASDARNYTGTLSWKYSKPDDMLFDWNISVYGNRTDNDQVKTYNNRITTGGGVCTLGNPGNNISGCVGDKRGYSLDTVGIDVNNTSRFNFGDWRNAVTYGFDAFRDDVETFDSRGNSNITTPGGQRTVSGGFVQLKQNYSTWLELVSAVRYDHYELTSINTTTSGDRLSPKITLGVTPVAGFTPYVSYAEGYRAPSITETLIAGGHATGGGPALFNCPDGTSGLFCFLPNAALRPEVGKNKEAGINLKYDGIFTASDSFRGKINVFQNDVDGYIDLVASAPTTTPFGRFSQFYQYQNIAHARIEGFEAETMYDAGDWFLGVAGHLMRGRNTHTNIGLATITPRKVTTTAGVRLLDRSLIIAAQWSSFGANNDLPAGYLPSTGYELVNLYLTWNATKDITFTASVDNLLNQYYRPYAIPGSSTDGTTQNDVLFSSPGPGTVYKAGLKIHLGGA
- a CDS encoding antibiotic biosynthesis monooxygenase gives rise to the protein MFIAMNRFQVIKGKEQAFETVWRTRESYLGDLPGFVEFHLVKGPEAEDHTLYATHTVWASKAAFEDWTKSDAFRRAHARAGNETGGSLYLGHPRFEGFEVLITERAKSAAA
- the hutX gene encoding heme utilization cystosolic carrier protein HutX, with protein sequence MPNADLAGLKAYMADNPGAVIEDVARERKVMPRAVIEALPESMVRIGAGDFAAAMQDIAEWGEVTLIVHTDDAIFEFTGAIPKGEVGRGYFNLMQPKGLHGHLRHERCAAIAFVERPFMGKVSAFIAFINLDGGIMFKVFVGRDETRALRGDQLVRFHALADRLAPQAG
- the exbB gene encoding tonB-system energizer ExbB; protein product: MAATAGFGMSPGTGLAATDAALLPRNLSPWGMFESADIVVKAVMIGLAFASLATWTIWLAKTIEIRRKTVLARQRISLLERDTQLAEVELASRDGNDAVAQIIQSASREATLSRGMFDDGFKERIALRLERVEAAMSRQIARGTGVLATIGATAPFVGLFGTVWGIMNAFIGISEAHTTNLAVVAPGIAEALLATALGLVAAIPAVVIYNHLTRSIAGYRALLGDASVMVKLLVSREGDRSLFRLARAAE
- the exbD gene encoding TonB system transport protein ExbD, translating into MGVKLGTGGAFGSRRRGDDDLVEAHEINVTPFIDVMLVLLIIFMVAAPLATVDLGVDLPASTAEPQPRPDKPVFVTVKPDLSVAVGEDVIARDTLTSALDGATQGKKDERIFLRADKAVSYGDLMEVMNLLRNAGYLKVALVGLDGRS
- a CDS encoding energy transducer TonB, whose amino-acid sequence is MNAYALHDSRGDIWLRRWGLSATAILAAHAAMIALGMSWVALPPPGVAVPAVLVDLTPITSAPEISKTELPPGPAMQEADAAPPEPAAAQAVHEEIAPTPLQEKAEVAAPPEQKPQVTPPKPEPTKVVPEHKTEPVKPKVVRRDAKKPSEATPAPRTSAPSRAERQAPAASAISAGAAASAIAAYNARVRAHLLRFHSYPAGGNGQRGVVRLVFTLGRGGQVLSSHLGGSSGNPTFDARALAMIRQAQPFPAFPPEVTQGSMGFSVPVAFVPR
- a CDS encoding carbohydrate ABC transporter permease; the encoded protein is MSWDSGARRMVMIYLPLACFILILLFPFYWMAITSFKPNAELLNYKEHNPFWITSPTLAHVKHLLFDTEYPRWLKTTMMVAIGSTFLSLFASTLAAYAIERLRFRGSPYVGLGIYLAYLVPPSILFIPLATVIVQIGLFDSPLALILVYPTFLVPFCTWLLIGYFKSIPYELEECALVDGATRLQILWRITLPLAVPGLISAGIFSFTLSWNEFIYALAFIQSGANKTVPVAILTELVTGDVYQWGALMAGSLLGSLPVALFYSLFVDYYVSSLTGAVKE
- a CDS encoding carbohydrate ABC transporter permease, with translation MSVTTLPSRGAALRQPGWLARLFDYKPFLIVMCLAPAIGLLLVFLTYPLGLGIWLAFTDTTIGQRGVYIGLENFQYLLKDPLWWNAVFYSVFYTAVATFGKFALGFWLALLLNNHFPFKSLVRAIVLLPWIVPTVLSALAFWWIYDPQFSIISYLLVDVLHLRDSNVDFLGSPWPARFSLIAANIWRGIPFVAISLLAGLQTISPSLYESAMLDGATAWQRFRYITFPMMMPILAIVMTFSIIFTFTDFQLVYAITRGGPVNSTHLLATLAFQRGIAGGELGEGAAIAVSMIPFLVFATLFSYFGLARRKWQQGEAND